The Nitrospirota bacterium genome includes a window with the following:
- the clpB gene encoding ATP-dependent chaperone ClpB — translation MDMNRMTIKLQEALQAASGHAMRRSHQGVDVEHVLLALLEQEGGIAGTLLESAGVAVSAVKAAVEQALSKIPQVQGPGSGPGQIHLTARLGQVLTRAEEEMKALRDDYLSVEHVLLAMAEEGGILRRVGLTRDRLLPALQKVRGNQRVTSQDPEGTYQALEKYGRDLTRLAGQGKLDPVIGRDDEIRRVIQILSRRTKNNPVLIGEPGVGKTAIVEGLAQRIVKGDVPEGLKHKRLIVLDMGALVAGAKFRGEFEERLKAVLKEIQAAQGQILLFIDELHTVVGAGAAEGAMDAANLLKPMLARGELHLIGATTLDEYRKHIEKDAALERRFQTVMVDQPSVEDTISILRGLKERYEVHHGVRIKDAALVAAAKLSHRYISDRFLPDKAIDLVDEAAARLRTEIDSLPAELDEVSRKVMQLEIEREALRKEQDPGSKARLDALEKELAELNRDLQALKARWESEKASVARLRKIRQQIEEVKQQIEQAERAYDLNRVAELRYGELPRLERELALEEQGLTKKQGESRLLKEEVDEDDIAEVVSRWTGIPVSRLMEGEMDKLLKLEELLHRRVVGQDEAVRAVADAVLRARSGIKDPNRPIGSFLFLGPTGVGKTELARALAATLFDDEANLIRIDMSEYMEKHTVARLIGAPPGYVGYEEGGQLTEAVRRRPFSVILFDEIEKAHHDVFNILLQVLDDGRLTDSQGRTVDFKNTVLIMTSNIGSPHILESQQTGGSYEQMRALVMNELRRHFRPEFLNRVDEVVVFHPLTEEHLVKIVDIQLGRLRERLAERRISLVLTPAALASIGKRGYDPVYGARPLKRLIQQEIETPLARQLVKGELRDGDTASVDLKEGQIVIIPTLEANRVDA, via the coding sequence ATGGATATGAATCGCATGACCATCAAGTTGCAGGAAGCGTTACAAGCCGCCTCGGGCCATGCCATGCGGAGAAGCCATCAAGGCGTCGACGTCGAACATGTCTTGCTGGCGCTGCTGGAGCAGGAAGGCGGCATCGCCGGCACGCTGCTGGAGTCCGCCGGAGTCGCCGTCTCGGCGGTGAAGGCCGCCGTCGAGCAGGCTCTCTCGAAGATCCCGCAGGTCCAAGGACCGGGATCCGGGCCGGGACAGATTCACCTCACCGCCCGGTTGGGCCAAGTCCTGACGCGGGCGGAAGAGGAAATGAAGGCGCTGCGGGACGACTACCTCAGCGTCGAGCACGTCCTCCTCGCGATGGCCGAGGAAGGCGGCATCCTCCGACGGGTAGGCCTGACGCGCGACCGGCTCCTGCCCGCGCTTCAAAAAGTCCGAGGCAACCAGCGCGTCACCAGCCAAGATCCTGAAGGCACCTACCAAGCCCTCGAGAAGTACGGACGCGACCTCACCAGGCTGGCCGGCCAAGGGAAGCTCGATCCGGTGATCGGCCGAGACGATGAAATCCGCCGCGTGATCCAGATCCTCTCCCGTCGTACCAAGAACAATCCTGTGCTGATCGGCGAGCCAGGCGTCGGCAAAACGGCGATCGTGGAAGGCTTGGCGCAGCGGATCGTGAAAGGCGACGTGCCCGAAGGGCTCAAACACAAGCGCTTGATCGTCCTGGACATGGGCGCCCTGGTGGCCGGCGCGAAATTCCGAGGCGAATTCGAGGAGCGGTTGAAGGCGGTGTTGAAGGAGATTCAGGCGGCTCAGGGCCAGATCCTCCTGTTCATCGACGAACTGCACACCGTCGTCGGCGCCGGGGCCGCCGAAGGAGCGATGGACGCCGCGAACCTGCTGAAACCCATGCTCGCACGCGGCGAGCTCCACCTGATCGGCGCGACGACGCTGGACGAATACCGGAAGCATATCGAGAAGGATGCGGCGCTGGAACGGCGGTTCCAGACGGTGATGGTCGATCAACCGTCCGTCGAGGACACCATCTCCATTCTTCGAGGGCTCAAGGAGCGTTACGAAGTTCACCATGGCGTGCGGATCAAGGACGCGGCATTGGTCGCCGCAGCCAAGCTGTCTCACCGTTACATTTCCGACCGGTTCCTCCCCGACAAAGCCATCGACCTGGTGGACGAAGCGGCGGCGCGGCTGCGCACGGAGATCGACAGCCTGCCGGCCGAACTCGACGAAGTCTCCCGCAAAGTCATGCAACTGGAGATCGAGCGGGAGGCCCTCCGCAAAGAGCAGGACCCCGGCAGCAAGGCCCGTCTCGACGCGTTGGAGAAAGAACTGGCGGAACTGAACCGTGATCTGCAGGCGCTGAAGGCGCGATGGGAATCCGAAAAGGCCTCCGTGGCGCGGTTGCGCAAGATTCGTCAGCAGATCGAAGAGGTCAAGCAGCAGATCGAGCAGGCGGAACGGGCCTACGATCTGAATCGTGTCGCCGAATTGAGGTACGGCGAACTGCCTCGGTTGGAGCGCGAGCTGGCGTTGGAGGAGCAAGGGTTGACCAAGAAGCAGGGCGAGAGCCGCCTGCTGAAGGAAGAAGTCGACGAGGACGACATCGCCGAGGTCGTCAGCCGGTGGACCGGCATCCCCGTCAGTCGGTTGATGGAAGGCGAGATGGACAAGTTACTCAAGCTGGAGGAGCTTCTGCATCGACGCGTCGTGGGACAGGACGAAGCTGTTCGTGCGGTGGCCGATGCGGTTCTGCGGGCGCGATCAGGGATCAAGGACCCCAACCGCCCGATCGGGTCATTCCTGTTTCTCGGTCCGACCGGGGTCGGGAAAACCGAGCTGGCCCGCGCACTGGCGGCGACCTTGTTCGACGATGAGGCCAACCTCATCCGCATCGATATGTCGGAGTACATGGAGAAGCATACGGTCGCGCGCCTGATCGGCGCGCCCCCCGGCTACGTCGGCTACGAAGAGGGCGGTCAATTGACGGAGGCCGTCCGGAGGCGTCCGTTCTCCGTGATTCTGTTCGATGAGATCGAAAAAGCGCACCACGATGTTTTCAACATCCTCCTGCAGGTGCTCGACGACGGCCGGCTGACCGATTCACAGGGCCGAACCGTGGATTTCAAAAACACGGTGCTCATCATGACTTCGAACATCGGCAGTCCTCATATCCTCGAATCCCAACAGACCGGAGGCTCTTACGAACAGATGCGCGCGCTCGTCATGAACGAGCTGCGCCGACACTTCCGGCCGGAATTCTTAAACCGCGTGGATGAGGTCGTCGTGTTCCACCCGCTGACGGAGGAACATCTGGTCAAGATCGTGGACATCCAATTGGGCCGGTTGCGCGAGCGCTTGGCCGAGCGGCGGATCTCGCTCGTCCTCACGCCGGCCGCTCTGGCGAGCATCGGGAAACGGGGGTACGATCCGGTGTACGGAGCCCGGCCGCTGAAGCGCCTCATCCAGCAGGAAATCGAGACCCCCTTGGCCCGCCAATTGGTCAAGGGAGAATTGCGGGACGGGGATACGGCCTCCGTCGATCTCAAGGAGGGACAGATCGTGATCATTCCGACCCTCGAGGCGAACCGGGTCGATGCTTAA
- a CDS encoding Gfo/Idh/MocA family oxidoreductase: MPSIGIGLIGLGRHGLRYARHLLQDIAQAKLVAVCRKTVERGHDLDTGHEVRCYGDYRQLVADPEVDAVVVVTPPTLTRSICLEAVQAKKPILIEKPLAATGAEARTIVQAAARAGVPLMTAQTLRFDPAVLALQARLPTVGRRRYFTLTTRIERSVQSRKDPHDYGGRGVLLEVGVHLLDLVRFLTGEDVREVCCELADSSGLGVETRAFVTLRTAGGLSCVIDVSCESPVRTSRAEWIGEDGQLTADWFHHRLVVHSADGACAVHELEPRPTIVAVLRAFLDALMRGTPMPVSGEDGQRAVEIADACYESADTGRTVILSVMSER; this comes from the coding sequence ATGCCGAGCATCGGAATCGGGCTCATCGGGTTGGGCAGGCATGGGTTGCGGTACGCCCGCCATCTGCTCCAGGATATCGCCCAGGCCAAACTGGTGGCGGTCTGCCGGAAAACCGTCGAGCGCGGGCATGATCTGGATACCGGACACGAAGTGAGATGCTATGGAGATTACCGCCAACTGGTCGCGGACCCCGAGGTCGATGCGGTCGTCGTGGTTACGCCTCCGACGCTCACCCGGTCCATCTGCCTCGAGGCCGTGCAGGCGAAGAAGCCCATCCTGATCGAGAAGCCGTTGGCGGCGACGGGAGCCGAGGCGCGAACAATCGTACAAGCCGCGGCCCGCGCCGGCGTGCCGCTCATGACCGCGCAGACCCTCCGATTCGATCCGGCCGTGCTGGCCTTGCAGGCTCGATTGCCGACGGTGGGACGGCGGCGCTATTTCACGCTGACCACGCGGATCGAGCGGTCGGTTCAGAGTCGCAAGGATCCCCACGACTATGGAGGCCGGGGCGTGTTGTTGGAGGTCGGTGTCCACTTGCTGGATTTGGTGCGGTTTCTGACCGGAGAAGACGTGCGGGAGGTCTGCTGCGAGCTGGCGGATTCCAGCGGCCTGGGCGTGGAAACGAGGGCCTTCGTCACCCTTCGTACCGCCGGAGGCCTCTCATGCGTGATCGATGTATCATGCGAGAGTCCGGTGCGAACCAGCCGGGCCGAGTGGATCGGGGAAGACGGACAACTGACGGCCGACTGGTTTCATCATCGGCTCGTCGTGCACTCGGCCGACGGCGCGTGCGCCGTCCATGAACTCGAGCCACGACCGACGATCGTGGCGGTTTTGCGGGCCTTTCTCGACGCGCTCATGCGCGGCACCCCGATGCCCGTCTCCGGTGAGGACGGACAACGGGCCGTAGAAATCGCCGATGCGTGTTATGAATCAGCCGACACCGGGAGAACCGTGATATTGTCCGTGATGAGTGAGAGGTGA
- a CDS encoding DUF423 domain-containing protein — protein MLKTEARRFLLIGSLFAFTGVAAGAFGAHMLKRTLDPGLLAVYDTAARYQMYHALGLFVVAWAVDRSPSGKFAAAGWLFVAGILLFSGSLYAVSLTEITWLGALTPLGGVAFLAGWGILGWRSWKLRPS, from the coding sequence ATGTTGAAGACTGAGGCGCGCCGGTTTCTTCTTATCGGATCTCTGTTCGCGTTCACCGGGGTGGCGGCCGGAGCCTTCGGTGCGCACATGCTAAAGCGGACGCTCGACCCAGGGTTGTTGGCGGTCTACGACACGGCCGCACGGTATCAAATGTACCATGCGCTCGGACTTTTTGTGGTGGCATGGGCGGTCGACCGATCGCCCAGCGGGAAATTCGCCGCAGCCGGTTGGTTGTTTGTGGCGGGAATTCTGCTCTTTTCCGGCAGCCTCTATGCGGTCTCGCTCACGGAAATCACGTGGTTGGGAGCACTGACTCCTCTTGGCGGAGTTGCGTTCCTGGCCGGGTGGGGAATACTCGGCTGGAGGAGTTGGAAACTTCGTCCATCTTGA
- a CDS encoding YifB family Mg chelatase-like AAA ATPase has translation MLAKVLSAAVVGLDAHLVEVEVDIGGGLPQFSVVGLPDATVRESRDRVRAALKNTGFSFPVKKITVNLAPAGLKKEGSGLDLAIAVGILIAEEILPPESVQKKVLVGELSLDGRVKPIAGALSIGMACRNFHELLLPAGNAAEAALVDGVAAFPVHTLPEAVEFLQGAQHIAPAGVDREALFRRQPTEDEDFGDVKGQDHAKRALEVAAAGGHNILMVGPPGSGKTMLAKRLPTILPFMQPEEAIETTRVHSVAGLLTDGLPLLTTRPFRSPHHSISDAGLIGGGAVPRPGEVSLAHNGVLFLDEILEFKRHVLDGLRQPLEDETVTLTRASGSLRYPARIMLVAAMNPCPCGYYGDRTRECLCTPHQIRRYRARLSGPLRDRLDIHIEVPPVHIRELGDETRPHDTSATIRARVMAARARQADRYKHDEIFTNAQLRPRQLKNYCRIDATGRHLLEQAMTRLGLSARAYGRILRVARTIADLAGSEDIEAMHLAEAIQYRSLDRRGEF, from the coding sequence ATGTTGGCAAAGGTTCTGAGCGCGGCAGTGGTCGGTCTAGACGCCCATCTGGTGGAAGTCGAGGTGGACATCGGCGGCGGGCTGCCGCAGTTTTCCGTGGTCGGTCTTCCCGACGCCACGGTCCGCGAGAGTCGCGATCGCGTCCGTGCGGCGCTCAAGAACACCGGCTTTTCCTTTCCGGTCAAAAAGATCACCGTCAATCTGGCCCCGGCCGGGCTGAAAAAAGAGGGATCGGGACTGGATCTCGCGATCGCCGTGGGCATTCTTATCGCCGAAGAAATCTTGCCGCCGGAGTCGGTTCAGAAGAAGGTGCTTGTGGGCGAGCTGTCCTTGGACGGGCGTGTGAAACCGATCGCTGGCGCCCTTTCCATCGGCATGGCCTGTCGAAACTTTCATGAGTTGCTCCTGCCGGCCGGGAATGCGGCGGAAGCGGCGCTGGTGGACGGCGTGGCGGCCTTCCCGGTCCATACCCTGCCGGAAGCCGTCGAGTTTCTCCAAGGCGCGCAGCACATCGCTCCGGCTGGAGTGGATCGGGAAGCCTTGTTTCGTCGGCAGCCGACGGAAGACGAAGACTTCGGCGACGTCAAGGGTCAGGACCACGCCAAGCGCGCGCTGGAAGTGGCTGCCGCCGGCGGACACAACATCCTGATGGTCGGTCCGCCCGGATCGGGTAAGACCATGTTGGCGAAGCGGCTACCGACGATTCTGCCTTTCATGCAGCCGGAGGAAGCGATCGAGACCACGAGAGTCCATAGCGTGGCGGGTCTTCTGACCGACGGCCTGCCGCTGCTGACGACCCGTCCGTTCCGGTCGCCCCATCATAGTATTTCGGACGCCGGCCTGATCGGCGGCGGGGCGGTGCCGAGACCCGGTGAAGTCTCGCTGGCGCACAATGGAGTCTTATTCCTCGATGAAATCCTGGAATTTAAACGCCACGTGCTCGACGGTCTCAGACAACCGTTGGAGGACGAAACCGTCACGCTGACGCGCGCCAGCGGCTCGTTGCGCTATCCCGCCAGAATCATGCTCGTGGCGGCGATGAATCCCTGCCCCTGCGGCTATTACGGCGACCGTACGCGCGAGTGTCTGTGCACGCCGCACCAAATCCGCCGATACCGGGCCCGATTGTCCGGACCGCTCCGGGACCGGCTGGACATCCATATCGAGGTCCCGCCGGTGCATATTCGGGAACTCGGCGACGAGACTCGGCCACATGACACGTCGGCGACGATCCGCGCCAGGGTGATGGCCGCACGGGCCCGGCAAGCGGATCGATACAAGCATGACGAAATCTTCACCAACGCCCAGTTGAGGCCGCGTCAGCTCAAGAACTATTGCAGAATCGACGCAACCGGTCGTCACTTGCTGGAGCAGGCTATGACGCGGCTCGGGCTCTCGGCCCGGGCGTACGGTCGGATTCTGCGCGTGGCGCGGACGATCGCGGACCTGGCCGGCTCGGAGGACATCGAGGCGATGCACCTCGCCGAAGCGATCCAGTACCGGAGCCTGGATCGGCGCGGCGAGTTTTAG
- a CDS encoding dienelactone hydrolase family protein, with the protein MTERTPPFSLQQIGTGAVRFPSGAPIPSASDMAVDPYSRSRQPKGHQVEALQFWPQEKGTYPGIILLHEWWGLTAQIKDLGARLACEGYAVIIPNLYGRIGGMVTASDEVAAALMGRVKEADLVQDINSCCEFLNTQEYVKRNTYAVVGFGMGGSLAIRFGCHRKRLRAVVAFYGKTVSPGELLKDLQCPLLYHQAGRDEWATQEDVDRLLSAAKEYGKRVEVRTYPDAPHAFCNDARKDSYRADAAREAWNSSIDFLKSSFQGA; encoded by the coding sequence ATGACTGAGCGAACCCCTCCCTTTTCGTTGCAACAGATCGGAACCGGCGCAGTTCGTTTTCCCAGCGGCGCTCCCATTCCCTCCGCCAGCGATATGGCCGTTGATCCCTACAGCCGGTCGCGCCAACCTAAAGGTCATCAGGTCGAGGCGCTGCAGTTCTGGCCGCAGGAAAAGGGGACCTATCCGGGAATCATTCTGTTGCATGAGTGGTGGGGCCTCACGGCGCAGATCAAGGACCTGGGCGCTCGTCTGGCCTGCGAGGGCTACGCCGTCATCATCCCGAATCTCTACGGGCGGATCGGCGGCATGGTGACCGCCAGCGATGAAGTCGCGGCGGCGCTGATGGGACGCGTCAAAGAGGCGGACTTGGTTCAGGACATCAATTCCTGCTGTGAGTTCCTCAACACCCAGGAATACGTCAAACGGAACACCTACGCGGTGGTGGGATTCGGCATGGGCGGATCGCTGGCGATTCGTTTCGGATGTCACCGGAAGCGTTTACGAGCGGTCGTCGCCTTTTACGGGAAGACGGTCAGCCCGGGTGAACTGCTGAAGGATCTGCAGTGCCCCTTGCTGTACCATCAAGCGGGACGGGACGAGTGGGCTACGCAAGAGGATGTCGATCGGCTCTTGTCCGCCGCTAAGGAATACGGGAAGCGGGTCGAGGTTCGCACGTATCCCGATGCGCCTCATGCCTTTTGCAACGATGCCCGGAAAGACTCCTATCGCGCGGATGCGGCCCGAGAGGCCTGGAACTCGAGTATCGACTTCCTGAAATCCAGTTTCCAAGGCGCGTAA
- a CDS encoding SDR family oxidoreductase, producing MTAADHPDYCPVVIGHGHHSRAQDGRPFAVVTGSSRGIGAAYAHALASKGYDLLLVARDQEALDRLRVELSAYAVSVSHELIDLSEPEAAHRLYVAACQFRGLPDLLVNNAGFGLFGEFAEMPMARIQQMLRLHVNTVVESMRLFLPGMVERRSGAIVNVASIAGLFAVPHMAEYAATKAFLINFSQALDEEVRRSGVRIQVCCPGSTDTEFHRTAGFRPRNPFGSQRPEKVVRASLSALKQGPSLVTVGVSGVLLALVSRCVPRRVLIRGAGRWMKSPV from the coding sequence TTGACCGCCGCCGACCATCCAGACTATTGTCCGGTTGTGATCGGTCATGGGCATCATTCTAGGGCGCAGGACGGGCGGCCGTTTGCGGTGGTGACCGGTTCATCGCGCGGGATCGGCGCCGCGTACGCTCATGCGCTGGCGTCGAAGGGATACGATCTGCTCCTGGTCGCTCGCGATCAAGAAGCGCTGGACCGGCTCAGAGTCGAACTCAGCGCCTACGCCGTGTCGGTGAGCCACGAACTGATCGATCTCAGCGAGCCAGAAGCCGCGCACCGGCTGTATGTCGCCGCGTGTCAATTTCGCGGGCTCCCCGACTTGCTGGTGAATAACGCTGGTTTCGGGTTGTTCGGAGAATTCGCCGAGATGCCGATGGCGAGAATTCAGCAGATGCTGCGATTGCACGTCAATACGGTCGTCGAGAGTATGCGGTTGTTCCTGCCCGGCATGGTGGAGCGTCGCTCAGGCGCTATCGTGAACGTCGCCTCCATCGCCGGATTGTTCGCCGTGCCGCATATGGCCGAATATGCCGCGACCAAAGCGTTTCTGATCAATTTCTCCCAGGCCCTGGATGAGGAAGTCCGCCGGTCCGGCGTGCGCATACAGGTCTGCTGCCCTGGATCGACCGATACGGAGTTTCACCGCACCGCGGGATTCCGTCCCCGAAACCCGTTCGGCTCCCAGCGTCCGGAAAAAGTCGTCCGCGCGTCTCTCTCGGCCCTGAAGCAGGGTCCCTCGCTGGTCACCGTGGGTGTGAGCGGGGTCCTCCTGGCTCTGGTGAGCCGCTGTGTCCCCCGGCGTGTCCTGATTCGAGGGGCGGGCCGATGGATGAAGTCACCCGTCTAA
- a CDS encoding Lrp/AsnC ligand binding domain-containing protein: MSTKAYILIKVKAGKTKEVLHALKKINGVEQAHPCFGQPDIFSFVNVPDERSLSDVVITKIHTIEGVEETDTHIVAET; encoded by the coding sequence ATGTCGACCAAAGCCTATATCCTCATCAAGGTGAAAGCCGGGAAAACCAAGGAGGTGCTGCACGCGCTGAAAAAGATCAACGGCGTCGAGCAGGCGCACCCCTGTTTCGGCCAGCCGGACATTTTCAGCTTTGTCAACGTGCCGGACGAACGCTCGCTCTCGGATGTCGTCATCACCAAGATTCATACCATCGAGGGTGTCGAAGAAACCGATACCCACATCGTGGCGGAAACGTGA
- a CDS encoding YtxH domain-containing protein, with the protein MSTEGRQIAKVAALVAGGAVVGAGLGLLFAPRSGAETRRTLGRYAKRAHIQATRFSRAVKSGVTEAVERGKQLVQKRDQKPVVEAA; encoded by the coding sequence ATGTCAACCGAAGGACGTCAGATTGCGAAAGTGGCCGCGTTGGTCGCCGGCGGAGCGGTAGTGGGCGCGGGCTTGGGGCTGTTGTTCGCCCCCCGATCCGGAGCTGAGACGCGGCGCACGCTCGGACGCTATGCCAAGCGCGCTCACATTCAGGCGACGCGCTTCAGCCGCGCCGTGAAGTCCGGCGTGACCGAAGCCGTCGAGCGCGGGAAGCAGCTCGTGCAGAAGCGTGACCAGAAACCCGTCGTCGAAGCGGCTTAA
- a CDS encoding PilZ domain-containing protein, with protein sequence MLTSRRNEKDKTSLDLRDHPRYEVNLAVAYSGDQVVGRGVVVNISRGGCGIKADATIPIGTFLELSVDLPPPRSPLHIDLAIVRWSLGKNFGLDFLQVHPDHETQLRRFLKSL encoded by the coding sequence ATGCTGACGAGCCGCCGCAACGAAAAAGACAAGACTTCCTTGGATCTTCGCGATCATCCACGGTATGAAGTCAATCTGGCGGTCGCCTATTCCGGCGATCAAGTCGTTGGACGAGGCGTGGTGGTCAATATCTCCCGTGGAGGGTGCGGGATCAAAGCGGACGCCACCATTCCGATCGGCACGTTTCTCGAGTTGAGCGTCGACCTTCCACCTCCTCGCTCTCCCCTCCACATTGATCTGGCCATCGTCCGCTGGTCGCTCGGAAAGAACTTCGGGTTGGACTTTTTGCAGGTGCATCCGGATCACGAAACACAGCTCCGCCGGTTCCTTAAATCTCTGTAG
- a CDS encoding kelch repeat-containing protein: MGTWRTAAPAPTKRTEVTASALGGKIYLIGGFAEPSLGNLTSLAITDAVEVYDPATDRWTTISPLPGKVHHAGSAAIASKLYVVGGFTQSLFSVWRPIASLYIYDPEADAWSEGPPMPTPRGALAVAELDGKLYAIGGYDGNANSGAVEVYDPSTNRWTVKTPLPTPRDHLAAVAVQNRLYAVGGRLNRDYGRNLAVAEAYDPAADRWATIKELPTPRSGITAAAMFDTIYVIGGEAPQGTFSTNEAYFPDSDRWQTMAPMPTARHGLGSAVVGGRLYVVAGGPRPGGSFSNANEVFIPSKKAGATPHDVMPARRAAPQLVGAVMALLATFDVAGVLPPESSPEANRLIKALIQFQSAFMKSADAEVRRWFTEAIEAKFGAQSSDAFARFRTNGWTSESLEAVVDYAAVHSVWDRDGLEQGFREFNVGKADWELLTRIFRSARERLAANGKDLHRTYAAKRREMPGS; encoded by the coding sequence GTGGGCACGTGGCGGACGGCGGCGCCGGCCCCCACCAAACGGACAGAAGTCACGGCATCGGCGCTCGGCGGGAAGATTTATCTCATCGGCGGGTTCGCGGAGCCGAGTCTGGGCAACCTGACGAGTTTGGCGATCACCGATGCGGTGGAGGTCTATGACCCAGCCACTGATCGTTGGACGACCATATCGCCGCTGCCCGGCAAGGTACACCATGCAGGGTCGGCCGCCATCGCAAGCAAGCTCTATGTGGTCGGCGGGTTCACCCAATCACTCTTCTCCGTCTGGCGGCCGATCGCCAGCTTGTACATCTATGACCCGGAGGCCGACGCCTGGTCTGAAGGACCGCCCATGCCGACCCCGCGCGGCGCGCTCGCCGTCGCCGAATTGGACGGAAAACTCTATGCGATCGGCGGATACGACGGCAACGCCAACTCCGGCGCGGTGGAAGTCTATGACCCGTCGACGAATCGATGGACCGTCAAAACACCGCTCCCCACTCCGCGCGATCACCTGGCCGCCGTTGCGGTCCAAAATCGCCTCTACGCCGTCGGCGGACGGCTGAATCGAGACTACGGCCGGAATCTTGCGGTGGCCGAGGCTTACGATCCCGCCGCCGACCGGTGGGCTACGATCAAGGAGCTGCCGACGCCGCGCAGCGGCATCACCGCGGCGGCGATGTTCGACACGATCTACGTCATCGGCGGAGAAGCCCCCCAGGGCACCTTTTCGACGAACGAAGCCTACTTTCCGGACTCCGACCGGTGGCAAACGATGGCGCCCATGCCCACGGCACGGCACGGTTTAGGGTCGGCAGTGGTCGGCGGTCGTCTCTACGTTGTGGCCGGGGGGCCGAGACCGGGCGGATCGTTCAGCAATGCCAACGAGGTCTTCATCCCGTCGAAGAAGGCGGGAGCCACGCCGCACGATGTCATGCCGGCCCGACGAGCCGCTCCCCAACTTGTGGGCGCCGTCATGGCGCTCTTGGCGACATTCGACGTCGCCGGCGTCCTTCCTCCCGAGTCCAGCCCGGAGGCCAACCGGCTCATCAAGGCCCTCATCCAATTTCAATCCGCTTTCATGAAAAGCGCCGATGCCGAAGTGCGCCGATGGTTCACCGAGGCGATCGAGGCGAAATTCGGCGCACAAAGCTCCGACGCTTTCGCACGGTTCCGCACGAACGGCTGGACTTCCGAATCGCTGGAAGCCGTCGTCGATTACGCAGCCGTCCATTCCGTGTGGGACCGTGACGGCCTTGAACAAGGCTTCCGAGAATTCAACGTCGGCAAGGCTGACTGGGAACTGCTCACGAGAATTTTCCGCTCCGCCCGCGAGCGTCTCGCGGCGAACGGCAAGGATCTGCACCGGACCTATGCAGCCAAGCGGCGGGAGATGCCGGGCTCTTAA
- a CDS encoding Hsp20/alpha crystallin family protein: protein MLTTYAPLDVDRFLDDVLSTVAGKAVWVPACNAYEDEQGFWIQAALPGMDRQDIHLMMEDGVLTIKGEQKQEEENAKRVYMTREFQGGAFSRAFRVPASVDADKISATYKDGVLTVALPKREETKPRRILIDHA from the coding sequence ATGCTGACGACCTACGCGCCTCTCGATGTCGATCGGTTCCTGGACGACGTGCTCTCCACCGTGGCGGGCAAGGCAGTTTGGGTTCCGGCCTGTAATGCCTACGAGGACGAGCAGGGATTTTGGATCCAGGCCGCGTTGCCCGGAATGGATCGACAGGATATTCATCTCATGATGGAGGACGGTGTCCTGACCATCAAAGGCGAGCAGAAACAGGAAGAAGAAAACGCCAAGCGGGTCTACATGACCCGCGAGTTCCAAGGCGGGGCGTTTTCCCGCGCGTTTCGAGTCCCGGCGAGTGTGGACGCCGACAAGATCTCTGCAACCTACAAGGACGGGGTCCTGACCGTCGCCCTACCCAAGCGGGAGGAAACGAAACCTCGTCGGATTCTCATCGACCACGCGTGA